The sequence TAAGGTCCAGTTACAATATATGAATGGGCTATGTCAcggattttcttaaaattttgcatacactTATTGAAATGTgtctgaaaatcgaaaaaaatctGTGGTTTTATCTCTTTTTTCCCTGcattatgaaacttatactaAAGGAAGGGGTAGTGATACctgtaaataatttaacaaatcaaTAGATAAATAAGCATTATTACTTGTATTTTCCCTAAAAAAATACtgattgaatatttcaaaatatgtgcCTTATGATAACattaagaaaggaaatggggaatgtttcatAGAAACAACAAACATACTAGGACTAACGGAAGGGGTACTGAtacttataaataattgaacaaattaatagataaataagcGTTATAACTTGTTACCTGAGTTTACCTGCCAAAaaaatgcgcgcaaatgtaatggaaagctgcgcgcaaacgtaatgatttttgagcgcaaatgtaatggtaatgcgcgcaaacgtaatgcaccGCATTGTATACACTCAGTAAAAATGTTGATCTTTATACAAAAGCAATAAAATAAACGTTGCATTCATGAACTAAAATAAGCATTAACtcctataaaataaataaaatgcacaAAGTTTCCACTGAATATCTTCTGATAAAATTAGTTTCTGGGTATAACaaataatgaatatattttactgtttaaaggcaaaaaaaaattcctaaacATCCTATTATCAGAGGGATCTGAATAATActtatatatctattataaagAATATGAATTAATAATAACAACATGTTTGTACTTATTTTGCACTTATGTatctagtaaaaaaaatatataaagaaattttaaaataacatcaacATTACAAGAATCATAATGTAAATGTAGGTTTCAATAAATTGAAGCTCACTGAAATGGAAATCCTTTTCATATCAATActtttataaacataataacAAATGTTTCAATTGACCTAAAATGGAATTCTTTCCAGGGTatccatttaaaacaaatgaaacaaaaactgaaacaaaattCTATTCACACATACATACAGTGTTGTAATGATCTTCTGGCTGTGTAATGATagtcaaataaataaacaagcTTGAGAACAGTAAAACCATGATACACTGTAACAAATGATCCAATCTTATGCTTTAAAATTACAATCTTACCAAAGATGatataacaaattgaaaaactcCACAATGTACTAACTTCTTCATAATTTACATATATCCTTACATAAATAATTTGCCGTAttagaatctaatgcatcctgggtaatattttcaatagtGTGGTGACTTTATCCTAGGTTTGGGGTacaacaatgaaattacccatggtCCTTAGGATTCTGTAAGGGCAAGTTAAAAATGGGATAAAGCTAgaaattggttaaaaaaaatttaaagacagATCCAGAAATTATTGTACCATTTTATTTGGGAAATCTGGAAGCACTTACAGTTAAATGTATAACtgtttataagttttatttactaaaaaatcttttggaaataaataaatgttgaaaaattaatatcaaaattactGAAGCAGTTACAAGCAACTGATTTTAACACATTGTTTTTCGAAGgaactttagtttttttttcgattccATAAGAAAATTTAGGATCAACATCATATCATCTTAGCtatatgtaaaatatgtaaTGTGATGTAAGCATTTTACTGTGCCATGACCTCAACAAGCATTggctttcattgaaaaaaataatgccagtttttaaatgcaaactGGTCCTTGATTTTACTGTTGAAGTGCAACCAGTACCAATTTCAAGATTTAATACTATACATTTTCTGCACTCTATCCAATCTATTTAAAATGCAATAACATAAATTGTGTCttgtataagaaaataacaaattgacaTTATATAAGATTGTGTTTTATCAGCAATTTGTACATTTTCCCTTTGATTTTTCAGGCTTATATTTTTAAGGTCATAGACAGGAAttgatactcgaaaatattaggcaatgaTGTCATGTATCAAAACAGCAAGTCCATATGGTCCAGTTCATCATTGTCATTTATCAATGTGTCAGACTTTATTCATACAAACCAACAATTATCCCATCATTTTGAATTCTtcaagatttgtttttcatactGACTACATTAACTTTAATATAAGCTAGCACTAGCAAGCTCGCTTGATAATCTTGCTGATGAAGTtagtatcaaaaacaaaaacgtaactattatataaatactCCCTTCAACACAACtataaacatgtatgttatttAACTTCTGAGAATTTAGCTTAGATGTAACTTTTAGAATCATTCAGTGGAGTATAAAAAGTACTCCACCAGAGGCCTCCTTTCACAGCTATATTACAGTATGGGTCAATTTTTAACTTTGTATGTGGAACAAAATTTGacgattttttttaccttggaTCAGGAAGGAGTCCTTCGGTACCCTTGTGGTCTGTCATATCACCAATCATGAAGTATTTcctaaaaaaaaccagattatacattaaaaatatggctattgaaacaagtgaaactgctaCCTACTGCTTAAGgatgtataaattttacaaaactagTCAATGTGTAAAAATCTTGTTGACTTTAAGTAGAACTTGCCTTACTTCAGAAAAATCTTCCAGTATCCTAAGCATGCTGTTGTAATAGCCTATCAATTGTGCTGTGTCATTCCCTGGTGAAAGGAGTAACCGAAATCAGATATCagatttctataaataaaacttaCCTAACTTCAGGAAAGTCCTCCAGTATTCTTAGCATGCTGTTGTAATATCCTATTAATTGTCCTCGTAACGAATGCTGTGCCATTCTTTGGTTAAAGGAGTAACAGAAATCAGATATCAGTCCcctaaaaatagataaataaatattacaggTATGGTGAAACACTAAAATATTACAGGTATGGTGAAACACTAAAATATTACAGGTATGGTGAAACACTAAAATATTACAGGTATGGTGAAACACTTAAATATTACAGGTATGGTGAAACActaaaaaacaagtgaaactgcgagctactgctcactgatgatacccccgccgcaagtggataatattaatagtgtaaaaatatgcaagtgttcggtaaacaggaagttgtcgagtgatcaatctaaaaacgcatcacatggtatagctgacttatataaattctgaaaccaaatttcagaaatccttgtattgtagttcctgagaaaaatgtgatgaaaattttcaacttggctatcatgtgtaaaatcatacaagtgttcggtaaacaggaagttgtcaagtgatcaatctgaaaacgcatcacagggtatagctgactttgataaaccctgaaaccaaatttcagaaatccttgtattgtagttcctgagaaaaatgtgacgaaaattttcaacttggctatcatgtgtaaaatcatacaagtgttcagtaaacaggaagttgtcaagtgatcaatctgaaaacaaaTCACACGGTATAGGTGACTttgataaaccctgaaaccaaatttcagaaatccttgtattgttgTTCCTGAGAAAACTGTgacaaaattttcaacttggctatcatgtgtaaaatcatacaagtgttcggtaaacaggaagttgtcaagtgatcactCTGAAAACGCACCACAGGGTATAGCTGACTttgataaaccctgaaaccaaatttcagaaatccttgtattgtagttcctgagaaaaatgtgacgaaagattcatgggacggactgactgacagagggacggactgacggacggacggacggactgacagacagacagacagaggtaaaacagtatacccccccttttttaaagcgggtaAAGCGGGGGAATAATTACAGGTATGGTGAAACACTTAGTACTTTGAAGTAAAACTaggtactgtaaattcatataATATTGCATGGATTTTATTCATGCTTATAATGTGACTGAATGAGTAtcacaatgataaaaaaactcACATTTTTATATCTGATACATATAACTGTATGCAGATTTTCCTGACAGCGCAATCATTAAAGTCCATTCTTCAAAAGTTATCTTTCAAAGATTAAGtgcaattatttctgaatttacacaGTAGGTATAGGGCACAATATACCACTGGATATTCTCTGGCTAATCACCTACATCTAGGTAGGCCAGTGATATTGTTCTAGTCAGGCTGTTATCCAGAAAATATAAGTAATTCTTTTAAGCTGATAAACTAACAATTTTTTGGTCCAGCTCAAGTCATTGTTTGGCAAGTCAAGGCAAGGCAATAAATGCTGTTAAAATCATTCTAtatttttggatttaattgTTCTTTATTGTCAGttatttcaagattttactccaatcatggaagtaatatttagAAGGAATAACAACGACTTCACTTCAAAGGTTTCATCTGCGTTACCGCCCATCTTTCAATAACTTGTTAATTGGTTCAATATCTAGCATGGAAGTTTAGTCTCCGCATGTGATCGATCAAATCACTGACACTTATCGGTCATTTTCGTGTTCACGGAGAACTATGAACAGACAAGTTTTTGTCGAATATACTTGCGAAGTAACCCGAATAGTCAATCGTTACATTCCGTTGATGTACGCTGCCGAAAAAAGTCAttcgttcaatttttattttagtccaatttttccatattttttgttAGTTTGATCCTAATAGTTAAAACCGACAGCTTTCACATACGAAATTGGAGAACAAAGTTgtgtcatttcaattttaattttaacagaCAATTAAAAAACCATTTCCGTATAAAGTAAAGAAGATGATTGTACAAAAATACGTTTGGACCccctttattatcaattaaaatattcacaatTCTTAACGGTTCTATCCTTCAATTTAAGTTCttgatacataaactaatttgtgtaaaaatgaATTTACCGTAAGACAGATAGATTCAAGCCCATTTCGTCGGCTTGTTATATGTTTTGCTGTATAGCTTATTATATTAATACAAGCATTCCAcaataaacactttttaaatatatatttacgaaAATATTATCCCCGTTTTAGTTGTCCAGTTTCAATAATGCAATCAATGACATTTATGACATATACCTAAATTTAGAATACTTGaaagtaaatattattttattcaatctcGATAAACTTTGCacatttcaacagtaaaaaaatatatgcctACATTTGCCTACATTATTTTGGTAAACATCATGTGAAACCTGATCGATTCATCGGTATTTACCTGTTTAACTCGGGATCCGCTTTTAACCGGAAAATTCTTTTagaacagtttaaaacaaacggtaaaaagcaaaaataagctaaattaaatacaattttccatGTTTATCTGCTGTAGTTTGAACAATTTTCATCCGTTTTTCAAGTTATTTACGTCATACAACTTCTTTTGGAAGGTAGATGATTTATATGATACAGCGCCACCTTCTTATTAATTAACCGCGGATGTCACACAGGTACTTTATAATTAACGGACTCGATAAAACCACGTGACTGATAAGAAATTCAAGATGCCAGTTTACAACCGCGGTAACGCAGATAGTAACCAAAGGGGTCTTACCGCTGAGACTATAATTGGATAAAATTGTATGACTTTAGTACAGAGCTCAGCATGCTATAAATACATGCTAATTAGTCGTTGTTATTCCTTctaaatattacttccatgctcCAATCAATGCTTTTTAATTTACAGATGCATCATAATCTATATCatgaattaattaataaaatcctttctttaaatatgcattaatttattttgtttgacttttatattttccaaatattcatatttgtttgttattatcaattaaaaaaaaaagaaaactatttcATGAAACAAACATGGTGCTAATCatggaaaattaacattttttttaaaaaaaataaaagaaaacctTTTTCAAAGAGACAATTAAATgtgtgataatttaaaaaataggtATTAAAATTTTCTATCAAGATCAAagcaaatacttttaaatagctAATCAAATCAATCAGTGACTATTTGTTCTCTGATTACCTTAATTATTAATCATGATTAAATAACAACTGACTACTTTTCAGCTCAGCAATCTATGATAGGTATTCACAAATAATTGAAGATCAAAGGGAGTAATTACAGGTGATTAAAAGATCAAAGATCAATGATTAAAAGGTcattaacaatgattaaaaGATCATTAACAATAATTAAGTTTAAtcaaaattaactgttttaattaaagtttttttatatttatttgtgtactttcaaataaaaaataagcatgacatttttaaaaataaatatctatttacatttttaaatttttaacaatattgccAAATATCTTGACATTGTTTTGCAATTTAAACTAAGTACTAAAACATAAACACTTTATgtgactaaaataaaataaacccAAATGTTACACATACTGATTTCTTGTTCtactatttttgttttgtttattcattGTGTTTGGTTCATTTCAGTTTTAGTTTAACTTTCCTGATATTTTCTATCATTTAAAGTCCAatgtagaaaatatatttgagaTATATATCCATTTAGaatagaaagtaaaaaaaatcactttataATAATGTTAGAACAATCTTTCAAACATATAAAGATCCCAGTATAACTTGCATTTACATCTGAATATCAAACAATAGTCAAACCATGTATACTATATATAGACCAATAAAAAGGAATTTCTAATTATcagaaacagttaaaaaaaatgtagctgttcactttaaaaagatatatgttGATTTTTGGTACATAAATTGGATAgagaaacaaatgttttaattgaggataaataaaaaatcccATCTTTTATGATTGTCTACTATCTGTCAAttcaatataatttcttttttcagtaatatcacctaatatttttaattagaaattacatttcattttttgtttccttAATGTGaacattttttcatttctaataatctactttttgataatcaatcatgattttaattaattctaattagttaattattttgatagaCACAAGCCAGCTTCCAAAATTTACTTTGATCATAAGATTGACCAATGAAAATCCATGAATACTTTTCACTTTGAAGATTCAACCAATGGGAGCTAACTGTTTGTCCACCAAGCCAATCTGATACCCATGACATTATAAATACCCCAATTTCCCCAAAATTTAGCATTCACTTATCAAGTGTCAAAGTCCTATCAATATTCATTATAAAGTAATCATTGATTAATCACAATAATCATGGCTGATTTCCTAGACTTCCTGTTATCATCACCAGTCAAGTCACCACTACCCATAGAGATCACATCTACTACCACACTAGAGGACATCATTGCTGCCACCATTCAACCAGAGTCCACCTATTCTACTACTGACTCATCTACTGATGAAACCACCAACTCACCTACCAATGAGACCACCAACTCAGAAGATGATGATGAGGCCCTGGCTGCTGCTATCCTTGCGGAAGCAACAGCTGAAGATTATGACACCACACCAACTACTACTGATTCCAGATTAGCTGACTCACTCACAGGTCTTCTAGGGCCACCACCACCAGAGAAATCACTCATTACTAACCCAGTCTTCAGTGAGCTCCAGACACTACTCAAAGATGAACTCAAACAGCAAACTATGCCAGAGACACTGATGAAAATGCTACAACCTAAGACCAGTGTATTCAACCGTGAACAACAACTTCAGCATCAGTTCAACAGACTCAACTCACACAACTCAACTGATGTCCAACAACTCTCTAGCTTCTTCAAGTACCAGTCAGCCATCATCGAGACTGAACGCTACCAGAAACTTCACCAACATGCTACCAAACCATGTCTACGAGACTCCATCAACTTACATTATGATGAACAACTACACAAAGTCATTGATAGAGTGGAGGTATGTATATTACACATATagaaattgtattatatttttttataataaatttgtaaaatatagtttatcatttgtataaataattttagatTTGGAAATAATtgtacttttgaaaaataatagtttataatttgatacaatTTTCATAATGCAAATCATTTTAAGTTATGGATTAgttaactataaattaatacatgtaatatagaaaaaaacattatatatacttatataaaaattaattaaaaaaaatcatttcattctatttacaatatattaataaattatttaattttccaGGTCAGTGTCAGTGTTCTACAGAAAGCTACTCAAACCCAGCCATCTACTACCAACAACAACTTCACTACTAGACCATCATCAACAAGACGTCGACCCACTCTTACACGCCATGCTGTCACACTCATGGAAAACTGGTACCAACTCAACATCCATCATCCATATGCAGACCAGGAAACAGTAAGATCCTTTGCACTACAGGGTGACATCAGAGAAGACCAGGTCAAGAAATGGTTTGCCAACAAACGCAGCAGAAACCAGAACACCTCACGTAAGATGTCTACACCACTCCACAGACACTCTTACAGACCTTACTAAAGAACTATAAACTTTTATTGATTGTTAAGTGCtatatgtttgtattgtttaattATGCTTGAAAATGAAAGTGCTTTTTCCATAATGTGCTAACTGTattgtttcatgtttttaatatGTGCTACATTTATGttctttatatttgtataagttTTGTTACATGgtattgatataaaataaatgaagaaaaaaaaatcaatgtttctttatatttttttcataacattcCAACCTTGCTATAATGCGtgagaaaaaatatacaatagcTGCTtctgaacaaaataaataaccaaaGAGTATAAAAACACAGTAACAAAACAAAGCAAAATCAACCAAAGTTACAAAAGTtaccaaaaaaattgaaataaatcttACATTAAACTCTGTATTATAAATACAACATTCTCAACAGTATTTTATGAACAAACCAGGGGAGatgatttaaaaagaaacataccTCTTTAACTTCTCCATTTCCTCAGCATTATTTCTCATCAAAGGACTCACACTATTTCGTTTCTGGAAGAACTCATTCAACATCAGATCTCTACTTGGAGTCTACAacataaaacattgatttaacgt is a genomic window of Mytilus trossulus isolate FHL-02 chromosome 1, PNRI_Mtr1.1.1.hap1, whole genome shotgun sequence containing:
- the LOC134708960 gene encoding uncharacterized protein LOC134708960, with product MADFLDFLLSSPVKSPLPIEITSTTTLEDIIAATIQPESTYSTTDSSTDETTNSPTNETTNSEDDDEALAAAILAEATAEDYDTTPTTTDSRLADSLTGLLGPPPPEKSLITNPVFSELQTLLKDELKQQTMPETLMKMLQPKTSVFNREQQLQHQFNRLNSHNSTDVQQLSSFFKYQSAIIETERYQKLHQHATKPCLRDSINLHYDEQLHKVIDRVEVSVSVLQKATQTQPSTTNNNFTTRPSSTRRRPTLTRHAVTLMENWYQLNIHHPYADQETVRSFALQGDIREDQVKKWFANKRSRNQNTSRKMSTPLHRHSYRPY